In Humulus lupulus chromosome 7, drHumLupu1.1, whole genome shotgun sequence, the following are encoded in one genomic region:
- the LOC133788216 gene encoding protein GRAVITROPIC IN THE LIGHT 1, producing MEVVATKPFKTSSNISEIVSKFAKVCKLRSIGVFASENNASLVDDSRDSTEETGFDGEKVHPQPTELLRENSGETEIEKLFDIVSALKSSYIRLQEAHIPYNPKMIIAANKLVVAELEALCKIKRAYKEKQFRKSESDLSHIALLQAKIEVNEGFVEELKFQVKAKNSEIKQLAQELKEVDVGNAKLAEKIKQMSVERKFAVVYNVNTFQKAFAAASKSIHDFAKPLISLMKASGWNLDLAAKSIGEEAVYSKRSHKKYAFEAYIGRRMFSGMALEGHNVDDVMRFDDPIDALINDPDSEFSRFCGKKYLLVVHPKMEASFFGSLDYRTFVLSGKHPRTPFYQIFVKMAKWVWVLQGIAGSLDPKAKAFAVNRGSKFSDVYMESMVEDKEGAAHFVQAESKCRVEFMVIPGFKIGETLLKSRVYLSKVESPLGKC from the coding sequence ATGGAAGTTGTAGCCACTAAACCTTTCAAAACCTCCTCAAACATATCTGAAATCGTCTCCAAGTTTGCCAAGGTCTGTAAATTAAGGTCCATTGGTGTGTTTGCCTCTGAAAACAATGCCTCACTTGTTGATGATAGCCGGGATTCGACAGAGGAGACTGGGTTTGATGGTGAGAAAGTTCATCCCCAACCTACTGAACTTCTGAGGGAGAACAGTGGTGAAacagaaatagagaagttgttTGACATTGTTTCAGCTCTGAAATCATCTTATATTCGGCTTCAAGAAGCTCACATTCCCTATAATCCCAAGATGATTATAGCTGCTAATAAACTTGTTGTGGCTGAGCTTGAAGCGCTCTGCAAGATCAAGCGCGCCTACAAGGAGAAGCAATTCAGAAAATCCGAGTCTGATTTGTCTCACATTGCTCTCCTGCAGGCAAAAATTGAAGTAAATGAGGGGTTTGTTGAAGAATTGAAGTTCCAAGTGAAAGCTAAAAATTCTGAGATCAAACAACTGGCACAAGAGCTGAAAGAAGTAGATGTTGGCAATGCAAAACTTGCTGAGAAGATCAAGCAGATGAGTGTGGAAAGAAAGTTTGCTGTTGTATACAACGTCAACACTTTTCAGAAAGCTTTTGCAGCTGCTTCGAAGTCAATCCATGATTTTGCAAAGCCATTAATTAGCCTGATGAAAGCTTCGGGTTGGAATTTAGATCTGGCTGCAAAGTCTATTGGAGAGGAAGCTGTTTACTCAAAAAGGTCTCACAAGAAGTATGCATTTGAAGCCTACATAGGGCGAAGAATGTTTAGTGGGATGGCATTAGAAGGACATAATGTGGATGATGTCATGAGGTTTGATGACCCGATTGATGCTTTGATCAATGATCCAGACTCAGAGTTTTCCAGATTCTGTGGAAAAAAGTACCTGCTTGTTGTTCATCCAAAGATGGAAGCATCATTTTTTGGGAGTCTAGATTACAGGACGTTTGTATTGAGTGGCAAGCATCCTAGAACACCATTCTACCAAATATTTGTCAAAATGGCAAAGTGGGTTTGGGTTTTACAAGGCATTGCAGGATCATTAGACCCCAAAGCTAAAGCTTTTGCTGTCAACAGAGGAAGCAAATTCTCAGATGTTTATATGGAATCCATGGTGGAGGATAAGGAAGGCGCAGCTCATTTCGTTCAAGCGGAATCTAAGTGCAGAGTTGAGTTTATGGTCATACCTGGCTTTAAAATTGGAGAAACATTATTGAAGTCCCGAGTTTATCTTTCCAAAGTAGAATCCCCTCTTGGTAAATGCTAG
- the LOC133788217 gene encoding transcription repressor OFP17 codes for MTVKALASLKSKLLKPCRKLFPSFKFIKLKRPVFIRPLKHRHRNNKATKPPRKRNRITALLATAFGSSRKTEEMNRLVQLKSFSDRGSGEGILFPSPLTPAYLKANRAGKRDVSGLEDVEDACRSFENYLVEMIVEEGKVRDLMDIEELLYCWRNLKCPVFVDLVSRFYGELCNDLFSTDTDGVDGSQ; via the coding sequence ATGACAGTGAAAGCATTAGCTTCCTTGAAATCCAAGCTTCTTAAACCATGCAGAAAACTCTTTCCAAGCTTCAAATTCATCAAACTTAAGAGACCCGTCTTTATAAGACCTCTTAAACATCGTCATAGAAACAATAAAGCCACAAAACCACCAAGGAAAAGGAATCGAATTACTGCATTGCTAGCAACAGCTTTTGGTTCTAGCAGGAAGACAGAAGAGATGAACAGACTAGTTCAGCTCAAGAGTTTTTCTGACAGAGGCTCTGGTGAAGGAATACTCTTTCCGTCGCCTCTCACACCGGCTTATCTAAAGGCTAACAGGGCTGGTAAAAGGGATGTTTCAGGTCTTGAGGATGTCGAAGATGCTTGCAGGAGTTTCGAGAACTACTTGGTGGAGATGATTGTTGAAGAAGGAAAAGTGAGGGACTTGATGGACATAGAAGAGCTTCTCTATTGCTGGAGGAATCTTAAGTGTCCTGTTTTTGTTGATTTGGTTAGTAGATTTTATGGTGAGCTGTGCAACGACTTGTTTTCTACAGACACTGATGGAGTTGATGGCTCCCAATAA